The following proteins are co-located in the Vallicoccus soli genome:
- a CDS encoding carbonic anhydrase, which produces MTATTDEAPAPAAPPPAAPAARRDDHLPDRREALFALGGGLLGALVALAGAKALAPGAPEARDDEEPLGAREARERLVEGNERFVAGEPLHPDQSTTRREGLAEGQHPFCAVLSCADSRVPPEVLFDQGLGDLFVVRSAGQVLDSAVLGSLQYGVEHLEVPLLVVLGHTECGAVAATVESRRPDAEPTGTDIDALVAGILPAVEEAERFGAHETELAEVAVDVNVELVVERLKASPVIAKASTLREVKVVGAVYDLETGEVEFL; this is translated from the coding sequence ATGACTGCCACGACGGACGAGGCGCCGGCGCCCGCCGCGCCGCCGCCCGCCGCTCCCGCGGCCCGCCGCGACGACCACCTGCCGGACCGGCGCGAGGCGCTCTTCGCGCTCGGCGGCGGCCTGCTGGGCGCCCTCGTGGCCCTGGCGGGGGCCAAGGCGCTGGCGCCGGGCGCGCCCGAGGCGCGCGACGACGAGGAGCCCCTGGGCGCGCGGGAGGCCCGCGAGCGGCTCGTGGAGGGCAACGAGCGCTTCGTCGCCGGCGAGCCCCTGCACCCGGACCAGTCGACGACCCGGCGCGAGGGCCTCGCCGAGGGGCAGCACCCCTTCTGCGCGGTGCTGTCCTGCGCCGACTCGCGGGTCCCGCCGGAGGTCCTCTTCGACCAGGGGCTCGGGGACCTCTTCGTCGTGCGCAGCGCCGGGCAGGTCCTGGACAGCGCCGTGCTCGGCTCGCTGCAGTACGGCGTCGAGCACCTCGAGGTGCCGCTGCTCGTGGTGCTCGGGCACACCGAGTGCGGCGCGGTCGCCGCCACCGTCGAGTCCCGGCGCCCGGACGCCGAGCCGACCGGCACCGACATCGACGCGCTGGTCGCCGGCATCCTGCCCGCGGTCGAGGAGGCGGAGCGCTTCGGGGCCCACGAGACCGAGCTCGCCGAGGTGGCGGTCGACGTCAACGTCGAGCTCGTCGTCGAGCGCCTCAAGGCCTCGCCCGTCATCGCCAAGGCCTCGACCCTGCGCGAGGTGAAGGTGGTCGGGGCGGTCTACGACCTCGAGACCGGCGAGGTCGAGTTCCTCTGA
- a CDS encoding TerC family protein — MHLPVTLAAADSGGATSSLASPGLWLLSIGVVLGLVLLDLALTRRPHAVGMREAVGWSVFYIALPLVFGAWIWAQWGSGPGVDFLTGYLVEKSLSVDNLFVFMLLLSAFAVPAELQQRVLLYGIVGALVLRGVLIAVGAAALDNLSFAFLLFGAILLATAVKIFRDQRKGTGHEVDVSSMRSVRLLRRFMPVTDEYRGARMTVREAGKRAATPLLLVVVAVFATDVVFAVDSVPAVYGITSDPYLVFATNAFALLGLRALYFVLQGALGRLVHLGYGLAAILAFIGVKLVLHWAHGIWAGVPEIPTLLSLGFIVVVLAIVTMTSLRATRQDPEAVGEHVGSPPAR, encoded by the coding sequence GTGCACTTGCCCGTGACCCTGGCCGCTGCCGACAGCGGCGGCGCGACCTCGTCCCTCGCCTCGCCGGGCCTGTGGCTCCTGAGCATCGGCGTCGTCCTGGGCCTGGTCCTGCTGGACCTGGCCCTGACCCGCCGTCCGCACGCGGTGGGCATGCGCGAGGCCGTCGGGTGGTCCGTCTTCTACATCGCCCTCCCCCTCGTCTTCGGCGCGTGGATCTGGGCGCAGTGGGGGTCCGGGCCGGGCGTGGACTTCCTCACGGGCTACCTCGTCGAGAAGTCGCTGTCCGTCGACAACCTCTTCGTCTTCATGCTCCTGCTCTCCGCCTTCGCGGTGCCGGCGGAGCTGCAGCAGCGCGTCCTGCTCTACGGCATCGTGGGCGCGCTCGTGCTGCGCGGCGTGCTCATCGCCGTCGGCGCGGCGGCGCTGGACAACCTGAGCTTCGCGTTCCTGCTCTTCGGCGCGATCCTGCTCGCCACGGCCGTGAAGATCTTCCGCGACCAGCGCAAGGGCACCGGCCACGAGGTCGACGTCTCGTCCATGCGCTCGGTGCGCCTGCTCCGGCGCTTCATGCCCGTCACCGACGAGTACCGCGGCGCGCGCATGACGGTGCGCGAGGCCGGCAAGCGCGCGGCGACCCCGCTGCTGCTCGTCGTGGTCGCCGTCTTCGCCACCGACGTGGTCTTCGCCGTCGACTCCGTCCCCGCCGTCTACGGCATCACGAGCGACCCCTACCTCGTCTTCGCGACCAACGCCTTCGCGCTGCTGGGCCTGCGGGCGCTGTACTTCGTGCTGCAGGGCGCGCTCGGGCGCCTCGTCCACCTCGGGTACGGCCTCGCCGCGATCCTCGCCTTCATCGGCGTGAAGCTGGTGCTGCACTGGGCGCACGGCATCTGGGCGGGCGTCCCGGAGATCCCGACGCTGCTCTCGCTCGGCTTCATCGTCGTGGTCCTCGCGATCGTCACGATGACCAGCCTGCGCGCCACGCGCCAGGACCCCGAGGCGGTCGGCGAGCACGTCGGGAGCCCCCCGGCGCGCTGA
- a CDS encoding putative quinol monooxygenase, protein MIFIAVRFTVRPERSDEWLSLVEPFTTATRAEPGNLFFDWSRSVHDPHQFVLLEAFRDAAAGEEHVRSDHFREAVGWMPDLVASVPEIVNVEVPGEGWSRMAEVQPR, encoded by the coding sequence GTGATCTTCATCGCCGTCCGGTTCACCGTCCGCCCGGAGCGCAGCGACGAGTGGCTCTCGCTCGTCGAGCCGTTCACCACCGCGACCCGCGCCGAGCCGGGCAACCTCTTCTTCGACTGGTCGCGCAGCGTCCACGACCCCCACCAGTTCGTCCTGCTCGAGGCGTTCCGCGACGCCGCGGCCGGCGAGGAGCACGTGCGCTCGGACCACTTCCGCGAGGCCGTGGGGTGGATGCCCGACCTCGTCGCGAGCGTGCCCGAGATCGTCAACGTCGAGGTGCCGGGCGAGGGCTGGTCGCGGATGGCCGAGGTCCAGCCGCGCTGA